The following proteins come from a genomic window of Trichocoleus sp. FACHB-46:
- a CDS encoding ParB/RepB/Spo0J family partition protein — protein sequence MPPRKKAKTDVWGAAQDAAIRLHGQDVQVSEQVERERAQRTALSLEQIQDRASDTRQLRQDHVEQLAESIAVLGLLEPLVVDNQGRLLAGGHRKAAIFHVKESQSKAYQQNFPDDIVPVRMLAFNADDDPEKALQVEISENEKRRDYNPAEVRALADRPRSAGYADTPGRRSKDEKRLRPALEIIIGKSLRSVRRYLTEEKTALRRAKVALEQWIAAVENEETTAVERQLSKKLPSLLTLIDKAVKNS from the coding sequence ATGCCTCCTAGAAAAAAGGCCAAGACAGATGTGTGGGGTGCTGCTCAAGATGCTGCTATACGGCTGCATGGGCAAGATGTGCAGGTTTCTGAGCAAGTTGAGCGTGAGCGAGCGCAGCGTACTGCCCTGTCTCTTGAGCAAATTCAAGATCGCGCCTCCGATACTCGGCAGCTACGCCAGGACCATGTTGAACAGCTAGCTGAATCGATTGCTGTACTTGGGTTACTAGAGCCTTTGGTTGTAGATAACCAGGGGCGTTTGCTGGCTGGTGGTCATCGTAAAGCAGCTATCTTTCACGTCAAGGAAAGCCAGTCAAAGGCTTATCAGCAGAATTTTCCAGACGATATTGTTCCAGTGCGAATGCTGGCTTTCAACGCTGATGACGATCCAGAAAAAGCGCTTCAAGTTGAGATCAGCGAGAACGAAAAGCGCCGAGACTATAACCCTGCTGAGGTTCGGGCATTAGCCGATCGCCCTCGTTCTGCTGGCTATGCAGACACCCCAGGTAGACGAAGTAAGGATGAAAAGCGTCTTAGACCAGCCTTGGAGATCATCATTGGTAAAAGCCTGAGAAGTGTACGGCGTTATTTAACTGAGGAAAAAACTGCTCTGCGACGGGCAAAAGTAGCTCTGGAGCAGTGGATAGCTGCTGTAGAAAATGAGGAGACTACAGCAGTAGAAAGGCAGTTAAGCAAAAAATTGCCTAGTTTGCTCACATTGATAGACAAGGCGGTTAAGAACAGCTAA
- a CDS encoding pre-peptidase C-terminal domain-containing protein has protein sequence MDFNTPLSANRELTTTTALNFFPHAASPLDTSVQNTIRLDGHSSLNSLDQAIQEAAAYLQSFATSANFSNVLDIAFGGIFDVRRAIDFAQSWTDQDFSQLPQIEIISGTDIAGANGAFAVETNRIYLSADFLIQNASNLDAITGTVLEEVGHFVDSRLNKIDSSGDEGDIFSRLVRGQDISAGELVPLKAEVDHGFITLNGQLTAVELASPSDFGINFNSASYSRDSNKFVAANDTGGTYLWCTDFAFGRALEKGLIQQYSGIGGKISGNAGVWDDQAGSWSIQARENSFVVWDANQGGAGSVGHVAFVERVNSDGSFVVSEANWGSAQMSFNSRTISSGTSAFNTAKFIYLGSAPNDNEALIRQLYQDIHNREPDAEGLQYWVGQMASGITLSQVRTAFANSPEARNNINTAYRNILLRDAEPDGLQYHTNLLSSGATLRGLYEGISLSQEARSQFWVTQYFNNTDRTGSPVFAQSFGRTNTGFDRNWGTGSPSSWVDTDNFSARIFGQVSFGAGLQEIGVQADDGVRVRVGGQTVIDRLVDQPFVLNTGTFNAGNGGTFNVEIEYYERGGAAALNFSSIPLTPPDYSGNTLADARVINVATNTNTYQDWVGSLDTNDYYRFNLSSTSNFNLNLNGLSADADIHLLDANGNTLQGSANSATNDENIVRQLNAGTYYVQVFQFNGNTNYNLSLSATPVDLDGTVNTAQNIGALYGSRTFTDQVGTSDTNDYYRFDLSHISNLRLNLTGLSADADLEVLNNAGAVIGSSRSGGTTTEFINLNNLGSGTYYARVYRYSGETAYTLNLGGGIPDWYQTSIGTTNGGEQRHVTVERVNSPGFIENKPTWLVIHGWDGQANDFRELAGAIEEYDGHSGGGDYQVLTVDWDAARTGKAALNAAATWIDTVAEVAVNTIRSWGISASNINLVGHSLGAYVSYEISERLGGINNLVALNPATTTFGGYDHSQVSFSRYSNWSWAFWNNNATDSGNASLTADESFVLDLPFANANEGHGGAKILWTNMLKDKNGSVSQYFGLEDMKASAYKPWGNKSSGWEARIRAEDNRAGWGDPNWVATGWSEPGWINIG, from the coding sequence ATGGATTTCAACACCCCTCTCTCTGCCAATCGTGAATTAACTACTACAACTGCTCTGAATTTTTTTCCTCATGCCGCTTCACCCCTAGATACTTCCGTACAAAACACAATTCGGTTGGACGGACACAGCAGCCTAAATAGTCTGGATCAGGCAATACAAGAGGCAGCAGCTTACCTGCAATCCTTTGCAACCAGTGCTAACTTCTCGAATGTACTTGATATCGCATTTGGTGGCATTTTTGATGTGAGGCGGGCGATCGACTTTGCTCAAAGCTGGACAGATCAAGACTTCAGCCAACTTCCCCAAATCGAGATTATTTCAGGAACAGACATTGCTGGAGCAAATGGAGCTTTTGCCGTCGAGACGAACAGAATTTACCTGTCCGCAGACTTTCTCATCCAAAATGCCAGCAATCTAGATGCTATTACGGGCACTGTTTTAGAAGAAGTCGGACACTTTGTAGACTCCCGTCTCAACAAGATCGACTCTTCCGGTGATGAAGGTGATATCTTCTCTCGTCTCGTTCGCGGTCAGGACATTTCTGCCGGTGAACTGGTGCCACTTAAGGCTGAAGTTGACCACGGGTTTATTACCCTAAATGGTCAACTCACTGCTGTAGAATTAGCTTCTCCATCTGATTTTGGAATTAATTTTAATTCTGCTAGTTATAGCAGAGATTCCAACAAGTTTGTAGCAGCAAATGACACAGGTGGAACATACCTTTGGTGTACAGATTTTGCTTTTGGTCGTGCTCTAGAAAAAGGTTTAATTCAGCAGTATAGCGGTATTGGTGGAAAGATTTCAGGCAATGCTGGAGTTTGGGACGATCAAGCAGGTTCTTGGAGTATACAGGCAAGAGAAAATAGTTTTGTTGTATGGGATGCTAACCAGGGGGGTGCAGGTAGTGTTGGGCATGTCGCTTTCGTTGAAAGGGTAAACAGTGATGGTTCCTTCGTAGTTTCTGAAGCGAACTGGGGTAGTGCCCAAATGTCTTTTAACTCTCGTACTATCAGTTCAGGAACCAGTGCATTCAATACTGCTAAATTTATTTATCTGGGAAGCGCTCCAAACGACAATGAGGCGTTGATCCGTCAACTTTATCAAGATATTCACAATCGTGAACCGGATGCAGAGGGGTTGCAGTACTGGGTGGGACAAATGGCCTCTGGAATAACACTTTCCCAGGTGCGAACTGCCTTTGCAAATAGTCCAGAAGCCAGAAATAATATCAATACTGCTTACCGCAACATTTTGCTGCGTGATGCTGAACCTGATGGGTTACAGTACCATACAAACCTCCTTTCAAGCGGCGCAACGTTACGCGGACTTTATGAAGGTATTTCGTTAAGCCAGGAGGCGAGATCTCAGTTTTGGGTCACTCAATACTTCAACAATACTGACCGTACAGGCTCTCCTGTTTTTGCACAGAGCTTTGGACGTACTAATACAGGATTTGATCGCAATTGGGGAACTGGTTCCCCGTCAAGCTGGGTAGATACGGACAATTTTTCTGCTCGTATCTTTGGGCAAGTTTCTTTTGGTGCAGGTCTACAAGAAATCGGTGTGCAGGCAGATGATGGTGTCAGGGTAAGGGTAGGTGGACAAACAGTTATTGATCGTCTTGTTGATCAGCCTTTCGTTCTAAACACCGGAACCTTTAATGCTGGTAATGGCGGCACTTTCAATGTTGAAATTGAATACTACGAGAGAGGCGGTGCAGCTGCATTAAACTTCAGTTCTATACCTCTTACTCCACCTGATTATTCAGGCAATACTCTTGCTGATGCCAGGGTAATTAATGTTGCTACAAATACGAACACCTATCAAGATTGGGTTGGTTCTTTAGACACCAATGACTACTACCGTTTTAACCTCAGCAGTACCAGCAACTTTAACTTGAACTTGAATGGACTATCTGCGGATGCAGACATACATTTGTTGGATGCCAATGGCAATACTTTACAAGGTTCTGCTAACAGTGCTACTAATGACGAAAATATTGTGCGTCAACTGAATGCTGGTACTTACTATGTCCAAGTTTTTCAGTTTAATGGCAACACCAACTACAACCTCAGTCTTTCAGCAACGCCTGTTGATCTAGATGGTACAGTGAACACTGCTCAAAACATTGGTGCCTTATATGGTAGTCGCACCTTTACCGATCAGGTAGGAACTTCGGATACCAATGACTACTATCGCTTTGATCTGAGCCACATCAGTAATTTACGCCTGAACTTAACCGGATTAAGCGCTGATGCTGATCTCGAAGTCTTAAATAATGCTGGGGCTGTCATTGGTAGCTCCAGATCCGGTGGAACCACTACGGAATTCATTAATTTAAACAATTTGGGATCAGGAACTTACTACGCGCGAGTTTATCGCTATTCTGGTGAAACCGCCTATACGCTTAATTTGGGAGGAGGAATTCCCGACTGGTATCAAACAAGCATAGGTACAACCAATGGAGGAGAACAACGTCATGTGACTGTTGAACGTGTTAATAGTCCCGGCTTTATCGAAAATAAACCGACTTGGTTAGTCATTCATGGATGGGACGGTCAAGCAAACGACTTTCGGGAACTAGCAGGTGCAATTGAAGAGTATGACGGGCATTCGGGAGGAGGTGACTACCAAGTTTTGACGGTTGATTGGGATGCAGCAAGAACAGGAAAAGCTGCTTTGAACGCTGCTGCGACATGGATTGATACTGTGGCAGAAGTTGCTGTAAATACGATTAGGTCTTGGGGAATTTCAGCATCCAATATTAATCTTGTAGGTCATAGCCTAGGCGCTTATGTTTCCTATGAAATTTCTGAACGACTTGGAGGAATCAACAATCTTGTAGCCTTAAATCCAGCTACAACTACCTTTGGGGGGTATGATCACTCCCAAGTGAGTTTCAGTCGGTATTCCAATTGGTCTTGGGCATTCTGGAACAACAACGCAACTGATAGTGGTAACGCTAGCCTCACAGCTGATGAATCGTTTGTACTAGACCTTCCCTTTGCAAATGCTAACGAAGGGCATGGAGGAGCAAAAATTCTCTGGACAAATATGTTGAAGGACAAAAATGGATCTGTCAGCCAATACTTTGGTTTGGAAGATATGAAAGCTTCAGCATATAAACCTTGGGGAAATAAGTCATCTGGTTGGGAAGCCAGAATCCGTGCAGAGGACAACAGGGCAGGATGGGGAGACCCAAACTGGGTAGCAACGGGTTGGAGTGAACCTGGCTGGATCAATATTGGATAA
- the istB gene encoding IS21-like element helper ATPase IstB — protein sequence MLKRLKLSHFLAEWPAIEQRATQKHWSYAQFLLALAEGEANRRDQARITRALSEAHLPYGKSWTNFEFAHLPSLKPTVLMPFIEDSTWLNRAENLLLFGPSGVEKTHLSASVGQAMVSFGKRVKFLPASTLVQQLQQAKLQLQLATVLSKLDRYELLIIDDLGYVKKTEMETSVLFELIAHRYERRSLLITANQPFSQWDSIFSDSMMTVAAIDRLVHHATIIELQAESFRKQAALARSQSPKI from the coding sequence ATGCTCAAACGCCTCAAGCTGAGCCACTTCCTCGCCGAGTGGCCAGCCATAGAACAGAGGGCAACTCAAAAGCACTGGTCCTATGCTCAGTTCCTCCTGGCCCTAGCCGAGGGCGAAGCCAACCGCCGCGACCAAGCTCGGATCACTCGCGCGCTGAGCGAGGCGCACTTGCCTTACGGAAAGTCCTGGACCAACTTTGAGTTTGCCCATCTACCCAGCCTCAAGCCTACTGTGTTGATGCCCTTCATCGAGGACAGCACTTGGCTGAATCGGGCTGAGAATCTGCTGTTGTTTGGACCTTCTGGTGTCGAAAAGACCCATCTCAGTGCATCGGTCGGCCAAGCGATGGTCTCTTTCGGCAAACGGGTCAAGTTTCTCCCGGCTTCCACCCTCGTGCAACAGTTGCAGCAGGCCAAGTTGCAACTCCAACTAGCGACTGTGCTCAGTAAGCTCGACCGCTATGAGTTACTCATTATTGATGACTTGGGCTATGTCAAAAAGACAGAAATGGAAACGTCAGTGTTGTTTGAACTCATTGCCCACCGCTATGAGCGTAGGAGCTTGCTGATTACGGCCAATCAGCCCTTCAGTCAGTGGGATAGCATCTTCTCTGATTCCATGATGACGGTCGCTGCCATTGATCGCTTGGTGCATCACGCGACAATTATCGAATTGCAAGCAGAGAGTTTCCGCAAGCAGGCTGCTTTAGCCCGTTCTCAGTCTCCTAAAATCTGA
- a CDS encoding IS1 family transposase — MQCPDCQSTHVVKNGRRQQQQNYLCRQCSRQFLDAYQPKGY, encoded by the coding sequence ATGCAATGTCCAGACTGTCAATCCACTCACGTCGTCAAAAACGGTCGCCGTCAACAGCAGCAGAACTACTTGTGCCGTCAGTGCTCTCGTCAGTTCCTGGATGCTTACCAGCCCAAAGGCTATC